One genomic region from Jilunia laotingensis encodes:
- a CDS encoding tyrosine-type recombinase/integrase: MSKCKTVTLRKRKIKNGTQYSLCLDYYPGYRDNVTMRVITREALGIYIFAKPANQQERDFNARMMKKAVILRNQRYEAIFNENNGFFDKTKMKGDFLAYFKGLADRKNIKWQHVYKHFQRFVNGKCTFEEVDVDLCRKFMEYLLDAPQSIHTNQKLHINSAAGYWSTFRAVLHTAYRDRKIKENPNGFLDRIECIPTIREHLSQEELIRLAETPCEEEVLKKAFLFACLTGLRKSDIRQLTWQQIQPYTNGRMFVTTRMQKTKEIVHNPISDEAYGLLGERGEGLIFEDFKDKMLQGPLQRWLTAAGITKKITFHCTRHSFGSLHVEMGTDMAVIQAYLGHKNITTTQIYSKIAAQQMCQVVDKITLKRKEA, translated from the coding sequence ATGAGTAAATGCAAAACAGTTACCTTGCGTAAGCGCAAGATTAAGAACGGGACACAGTATTCACTATGCCTTGACTACTATCCCGGCTACCGTGACAATGTCACCATGAGAGTGATTACACGTGAAGCCTTAGGAATTTACATCTTCGCCAAACCTGCAAACCAGCAGGAACGGGACTTCAACGCACGCATGATGAAGAAAGCGGTCATCCTGCGCAACCAGCGCTACGAAGCCATTTTCAATGAAAACAACGGCTTTTTTGACAAGACCAAGATGAAGGGCGATTTCCTTGCCTATTTCAAAGGACTGGCTGACCGCAAGAATATCAAGTGGCAGCACGTATACAAGCATTTCCAGCGGTTCGTGAACGGCAAATGCACCTTTGAGGAGGTGGATGTGGATTTGTGCCGCAAGTTCATGGAATACCTGCTTGATGCACCCCAATCCATCCACACCAACCAAAAGCTGCACATCAACTCCGCAGCAGGCTATTGGTCAACTTTCCGTGCCGTGCTGCACACCGCTTACCGTGACAGGAAGATAAAGGAGAACCCAAACGGCTTCTTAGACCGCATCGAGTGCATTCCCACCATCAGGGAGCATTTGAGCCAAGAGGAACTGATACGGCTTGCCGAAACACCCTGTGAGGAGGAGGTCTTGAAAAAAGCTTTTCTTTTCGCCTGTCTTACGGGACTGAGAAAGAGCGACATCAGACAGCTCACGTGGCAGCAGATACAACCATACACCAACGGCAGGATGTTCGTTACCACCCGTATGCAGAAAACCAAAGAAATAGTGCATAACCCCATCAGTGATGAAGCCTATGGACTGCTGGGAGAACGGGGCGAGGGACTTATCTTTGAGGATTTCAAGGACAAGATGCTGCAAGGACCACTCCAACGGTGGCTCACGGCAGCAGGGATAACCAAGAAAATCACCTTTCACTGTACCCGCCACAGCTTCGGAAGCCTGCACGTGGAAATGGGAACGGACATGGCTGTCATCCAAGCCTATCTCGGACATAAGAACATTACCACCACACAAATCTATTCCAAGATAGCAGCGCAGCAGATGTGTCAGGTGGTGGACAAGATAACCTTGAAGCGCAAGGAGGCATAA
- the tnpA gene encoding transposon Tn4555 protein TnpA yields MKATRKCSFCGKSFVTRSGMQRYCSEACQAEAKRARVMQKNNLFKVAQPLMEIQHQEYLTFSKAAILMGCSRQYIYKLVAIGKLKASRISNRMAFIRRADIEQMLEGNPYHRILPGNTSTPRKSSSSSLPAKREKREKESEEVLDFYSGEEVMSLFKVKQSWLYTSAKRNHIPICRIAGKNYYSKKHIDEFFGVAVDISEITDWLLTEEVEELFGMKPTALRAYTYRHKIPTKREYGRTYYSKSHLNELRRTDLVNDERYYTVEQVQQIYGLSSANICHIVKVKHIEKIKVGVKNLLLRSDVERVMAERNK; encoded by the coding sequence ATGAAAGCAACCAGAAAATGCAGTTTTTGCGGCAAGTCCTTTGTAACCCGAAGCGGTATGCAAAGATATTGCAGTGAGGCTTGTCAGGCAGAAGCCAAACGAGCCAGAGTGATGCAGAAGAACAACCTCTTCAAAGTCGCCCAACCCTTGATGGAGATACAGCATCAGGAGTATCTCACCTTTTCCAAAGCAGCCATCCTCATGGGCTGTTCCCGACAGTACATTTACAAACTTGTAGCCATCGGCAAGCTGAAAGCCTCACGCATCAGCAACCGCATGGCATTCATCCGCAGAGCCGACATCGAGCAGATGTTGGAGGGCAATCCCTATCACCGCATCCTGCCCGGCAACACCTCCACACCAAGGAAATCATCTTCATCTTCCTTACCTGCCAAAAGAGAAAAAAGGGAAAAGGAAAGCGAAGAAGTGTTGGACTTCTATTCGGGCGAGGAGGTGATGTCCCTTTTTAAGGTAAAGCAGTCATGGCTTTACACTTCCGCCAAGCGTAACCATATCCCCATCTGCCGTATCGCAGGAAAGAACTATTACAGCAAGAAGCATATTGACGAGTTTTTCGGTGTGGCAGTTGATATTAGCGAAATTACCGACTGGCTACTGACCGAGGAGGTGGAGGAACTGTTCGGCATGAAGCCGACCGCACTCCGTGCCTACACCTATCGCCATAAGATACCCACTAAAAGAGAGTACGGGCGTACCTATTACTCCAAATCACATTTGAACGAACTCCGCAGAACTGACCTTGTGAACGATGAACGCTACTATACCGTTGAGCAGGTGCAGCAAATCTATGGTCTTTCGTCAGCCAACATCTGCCATATCGTCAAGGTGAAGCACATCGAAAAGATAAAGGTGGGTGTGAAAAACCTGCTTTTGCGCTCAGATGTGGAGCGTGTCATGGCTGAAAGGAACAAATAA
- a CDS encoding leucine-rich repeat domain-containing protein, with the protein MKRINLYAIVWLISLLLTGISLNAETINVSTAGSLESLLGDKKHVVENLTLTGSLNGSDIRCIRQMGKLTALNMKDAYIVEGGAPYYGTFYTYGNAIGEQMFYGLSKLASIVIPSSVTSIGNSAFADCIYNHRTTKTNQKYPSVNL; encoded by the coding sequence ATGAAACGAATAAATTTATATGCCATCGTATGGTTAATAAGCCTGCTTCTTACAGGAATAAGCCTAAATGCGGAAACTATCAATGTATCCACCGCGGGTAGCCTCGAAAGTTTGTTGGGAGATAAAAAGCACGTAGTTGAAAATTTGACATTAACCGGTTCACTAAACGGATCAGATATACGTTGTATACGCCAAATGGGAAAACTGACGGCATTGAATATGAAAGATGCATATATTGTAGAAGGAGGAGCGCCTTATTATGGGACTTTCTATACCTACGGTAATGCTATTGGCGAACAAATGTTCTATGGATTGAGCAAACTGGCATCTATTGTCATTCCAAGTAGCGTTACAAGTATTGGAAACTCAGCTTTTGCAGACTGTATTTATAACCATAGAACAACCAAAACTAATCAGAAATATCCGAGTGTAAATCTTTAA
- a CDS encoding fibronectin type III domain-containing protein, giving the protein MKKLLYILMCSLLLITGCEEDNAPLVYPPTLVTGQVEHVTRFEAELQGTAVPNPVSAAKCDIGFMVSTSQSMTDATTYKGVETGNNQYTVQANGLKPGGQYYFCLYAQSGNTIVKSEPQKFTTEESIPPVLKEPVIDGASESSVTVTSEIVDNGGYEPGIKGFAYKKFVEGDSDPTTDDKTVLLPIGATEFSAVITDLDPSTTYVIRAYATTETGTGYSESINITTDKLNIPILSIGTVSQLTAYTATVTATVTDAQGFDITEQGLCWSAESRQPTIDGKHITVAGTESPFIGTAGSDENDRLQPHTKYYLRAYAVNEKGTGYSPVIEFTTEELEMVSLTRLIISELTISSAIITAQVEYGETTSVTETGICWSETTTSPTKNDHIAKGILADKTLTANIEGLAEGHKYYATAYAVTRDGYFYSEPIEFSTEKTSTPAMTTPAASDIEETSSTITASITSNGGSAVIAKGVCWSSTNKEPSLEDTNTSHYLPASDSGNGITCELKGLTKGTKYFVRAYATNKNGTNYSATAEFTTAETFAPTVSTPTISETTESSGKVTAKVTSDGGAELTETGICYSIDKPEPTINDGKAAMQKPSENIGIVLTGLTKGKLYYVRAYATNRNGTSYSVTGELRTSQNQAPTLTSITVMNINDDNALGKAFISDNGGKEMTITTKGFVWSIGNASIPTLENCTGSMQSTSSGNSFEGRLENLQYRTDYSVRAYATNNEGLTGYSDPIGFQSGYSELASISHNNEQTYVSKITGTGATVHALIEGDGGATITKVGICWGSEYDPVKKEGHYVETDYTDNEFSLAITGLTHETNYNARAYAINKNGISYGNNLSFTTDKLPPSVDDNLPPGTVTGKKPTMGSIYSSGIFSNRLELTATIYDDGGLPISAKGFVWSETDYDPQIGDEGCTQVPITTSGNEMKLVLRDLKPGTTYYISAYATNEKGTSYTRNSFTTKANKPEPDEGDNPTPGTDEKR; this is encoded by the coding sequence ATGAAAAAACTACTATATATATTAATGTGTAGTCTGCTCCTTATCACCGGATGCGAAGAAGACAATGCTCCGTTGGTATATCCCCCGACTCTCGTCACGGGGCAAGTGGAACACGTCACACGTTTTGAAGCAGAACTACAAGGAACGGCTGTACCCAATCCTGTCAGTGCTGCGAAATGTGATATCGGATTCATGGTCTCGACCTCGCAGAGCATGACAGATGCCACTACCTACAAGGGAGTGGAAACGGGTAACAACCAATACACCGTACAAGCCAACGGGCTGAAACCGGGTGGACAATATTACTTTTGCCTATATGCTCAAAGTGGCAACACGATTGTAAAGAGCGAACCACAGAAATTTACTACCGAGGAAAGTATTCCTCCTGTGTTGAAAGAACCGGTCATCGATGGAGCAAGTGAAAGCAGCGTCACCGTGACATCCGAAATAGTGGACAATGGCGGATACGAACCCGGCATAAAAGGTTTTGCTTATAAAAAGTTCGTAGAAGGAGATTCTGATCCGACAACAGATGATAAAACCGTCCTGCTACCGATCGGAGCAACGGAGTTTTCGGCTGTGATCACCGACCTCGACCCTTCTACAACTTATGTGATTCGTGCTTACGCCACCACCGAAACCGGCACAGGTTACAGCGAGTCGATCAACATCACTACCGACAAGCTGAACATACCTATATTGAGCATAGGTACCGTATCCCAACTCACGGCTTACACAGCCACCGTAACCGCTACTGTTACCGATGCTCAAGGATTTGACATTACCGAACAAGGGCTTTGTTGGAGCGCTGAAAGCCGCCAACCGACCATCGACGGAAAGCACATTACCGTTGCAGGCACCGAAAGTCCCTTCATAGGAACAGCGGGAAGCGATGAGAACGACCGCTTGCAGCCGCATACCAAATATTATCTCCGAGCCTATGCTGTCAATGAAAAAGGAACAGGTTACAGCCCGGTGATAGAGTTCACCACTGAAGAGTTGGAAATGGTGTCATTGACAAGACTGATTATCTCGGAACTGACCATCTCATCCGCCATCATCACCGCACAAGTGGAGTACGGTGAAACAACGTCTGTCACCGAAACTGGTATCTGCTGGAGTGAAACGACTACTTCCCCTACCAAAAACGATCATATAGCTAAAGGAATATTAGCTGATAAAACATTAACAGCCAATATTGAAGGACTGGCAGAAGGACATAAATACTACGCCACGGCATATGCCGTGACCCGAGACGGCTATTTCTACAGCGAACCGATCGAGTTTAGCACGGAGAAAACCAGTACGCCTGCCATGACTACTCCTGCAGCATCGGATATCGAAGAAACTTCCAGTACGATCACTGCCAGCATTACCAGTAACGGTGGTTCTGCAGTCATTGCAAAAGGTGTATGCTGGAGCAGTACCAATAAAGAACCTTCCTTGGAAGATACGAATACCAGTCATTATTTACCTGCATCCGACAGTGGCAATGGCATCACTTGCGAATTGAAGGGATTGACAAAAGGGACAAAATATTTTGTACGCGCATATGCCACGAACAAAAACGGAACAAACTACAGTGCAACCGCTGAATTCACCACGGCAGAAACTTTTGCACCTACCGTAAGTACTCCTACCATCAGCGAGACGACGGAGAGCAGCGGTAAAGTGACTGCGAAAGTAACTTCCGATGGCGGTGCCGAACTGACAGAAACCGGGATTTGCTACAGCATAGACAAACCCGAACCAACCATCAACGATGGAAAAGCGGCCATGCAGAAGCCTTCCGAAAACATCGGTATCGTATTGACCGGTCTCACCAAAGGGAAGCTTTACTATGTACGTGCTTACGCCACCAACCGCAACGGAACTTCCTACAGCGTAACCGGTGAATTGCGTACTTCACAAAACCAGGCACCTACCCTGACCAGCATCACCGTAATGAATATCAATGACGACAACGCATTGGGCAAAGCCTTTATTTCCGACAATGGCGGTAAGGAAATGACCATTACCACCAAAGGCTTCGTATGGTCTATTGGTAACGCCTCGATACCGACACTGGAAAATTGTACCGGAAGCATGCAATCGACCAGTTCAGGCAACAGCTTCGAAGGCCGTTTGGAAAATCTGCAATACCGTACAGATTACTCCGTGCGTGCTTACGCCACCAACAATGAAGGATTGACCGGCTATAGCGATCCTATCGGCTTCCAAAGCGGATATTCGGAACTGGCAAGTATTAGCCATAACAATGAACAGACCTATGTCAGTAAAATCACCGGTACAGGTGCCACCGTACATGCTTTGATTGAAGGGGATGGCGGTGCTACCATCACCAAAGTGGGAATTTGCTGGGGCAGTGAATATGATCCTGTTAAAAAAGAAGGACATTATGTCGAAACGGACTATACAGACAACGAATTTTCACTTGCCATTACCGGCCTGACACATGAAACGAATTACAATGCTCGTGCCTATGCCATCAATAAAAACGGGATAAGCTATGGTAACAATCTTAGCTTCACGACCGATAAACTGCCACCTTCGGTAGACGACAATCTCCCGCCCGGCACCGTTACCGGCAAGAAACCGACCATGGGAAGTATCTATTCATCGGGAATATTCAGCAATCGCCTGGAACTGACTGCTACCATCTACGATGACGGTGGACTGCCCATCAGTGCAAAAGGATTTGTTTGGAGCGAAACAGATTATGATCCGCAAATCGGAGACGAAGGATGTACACAAGTACCCATCACCACCTCCGGTAACGAAATGAAACTGGTACTTCGCGACCTAAAGCCAGGTACAACGTATTATATAAGCGCATATGCAACCAATGAAAAAGGTACATCCTATACGCGAAACAGCTTCACTACCAAAGCAAACAAACCGGAACCTGACGAAGGAGACAATCCGACACCGGGAACGGATGAAAAGAGATAA
- a CDS encoding PEGA domain-containing protein: MSNGTLKRLLLLVIILLSTYPSTHIWGQQGKINVASFQRMESDITARVTAPKRDQNGEICALIRIVTNVKDLMFEPDALGITARENKTGEIWLYVPRGARRISILHDELGIMRNYFYPDIIEKATVYEMVLNTGDQQDKPVVENNMQLIVVRPEPATANIYIDDEQVPVENGLFNATMPKGEHSYRVEAPMYQSEAGVISLGSNPVTKSVVLKPKFGYMEIFSLPEQDAKVYIDTTLVGTTPYRSDRMAIKEYKVRIEKERYFPIDTILTVSPGETVRPTFNMRSTIKPKVPMNTLILLQAGYNPNTTTFGAMLGFGKKKNGFYVGFRSDFGSAGSDFEGNENGVIGENSSSSFYEPGVTHQSRMSVTGGYFRRLNKTIYLYAGAGYGSRVLSYELNSASADINTGASLEGMQVKDIDKSSTGFAAEIGGILRFNKFLISAGYHTVGGKYHEVSAGIGMIF; encoded by the coding sequence ATGTCAAACGGTACTCTTAAACGTCTGTTGCTACTAGTAATCATTCTCCTTTCAACCTACCCCTCCACGCATATTTGGGGTCAACAAGGGAAAATCAACGTAGCATCCTTCCAACGTATGGAAAGCGACATTACCGCCCGGGTCACGGCACCTAAACGAGACCAAAACGGAGAAATCTGTGCATTAATCCGCATCGTGACCAATGTAAAAGATCTCATGTTCGAACCAGACGCTCTCGGCATCACTGCACGCGAGAACAAAACCGGAGAAATCTGGCTGTATGTCCCACGCGGGGCTCGCCGTATCTCCATCCTTCATGATGAACTCGGCATTATGCGAAACTATTTCTACCCCGACATCATCGAGAAAGCCACTGTTTATGAGATGGTACTCAACACGGGCGACCAGCAAGACAAACCGGTAGTTGAAAACAACATGCAACTTATCGTAGTCCGCCCCGAACCGGCTACAGCCAACATCTACATCGACGATGAACAGGTACCGGTAGAAAACGGACTTTTTAACGCAACAATGCCCAAAGGAGAACACTCCTACCGAGTGGAAGCACCGATGTACCAGTCGGAAGCCGGGGTCATCTCATTGGGAAGCAACCCGGTAACAAAGAGTGTCGTGCTGAAACCCAAATTCGGCTATATGGAAATATTCTCCTTACCCGAACAGGATGCAAAAGTATACATCGACACCACACTCGTCGGTACAACTCCTTACCGTAGTGATCGCATGGCAATCAAAGAATATAAAGTGCGTATCGAAAAAGAGAGATACTTCCCCATCGATACCATACTGACAGTAAGCCCGGGCGAGACAGTACGTCCGACCTTTAACATGAGATCGACCATCAAACCGAAAGTGCCGATGAACACACTTATCCTGTTACAAGCGGGGTACAATCCGAACACCACCACCTTCGGTGCCATGCTGGGCTTTGGCAAAAAGAAGAACGGATTTTATGTGGGTTTCCGAAGTGACTTCGGTTCGGCAGGAAGTGACTTCGAAGGAAATGAAAACGGGGTGATCGGAGAGAACTCTTCTTCTTCCTTTTACGAACCGGGCGTTACACACCAATCCCGCATGTCTGTCACAGGCGGATATTTCCGCCGGCTCAACAAGACAATCTATCTCTATGCAGGTGCAGGATATGGTAGCCGTGTGCTGAGCTACGAACTTAACAGTGCTTCGGCAGACATAAATACAGGTGCCAGCCTCGAGGGAATGCAAGTGAAAGACATCGACAAATCGAGTACAGGCTTCGCAGCCGAAATAGGCGGTATCCTCCGTTTTAATAAATTCCTGATCTCTGCCGGATACCATACGGTAGGCGGCAAATACCACGAAGTGAGTGCCGGTATCGGTATGATATTCTAA
- a CDS encoding LPP20 family lipoprotein produces MRKLLLFTILSLFIFPFLRAQSVEEIQNSKDYIWGTGNATTLKKADNEALAALISQISTNVSSQFSQLTEGGTDGDQATVDETFKSVINTYSRATLNNTRRIVIQNEPDAAVMRYIKVSEIQRIFEGRKTKLLDFTQEAIKAEKKAQVADALRYYYWALILLQSYPDGNFLTMKDEEGNEQLLCNWIPKQMNSIFSHLEVSIDNVHVDGDLKTIDLKVLYKGIPARNYDYTYFDGRDWSNIFSAKDGLGIIEMPTVASAKGMQIKTEYMFEGESNIDNELAEVMQSVNPIPMRGCYLKLTGEEPKPGETENEEILMAAGDSAKQTESAMHFLSCDETTCYEATMTEVQNAIRTKNYANIQSLCTPDGFSMFNQLIKYGNAKIVKEPEFKYLECNGEITCRSLPMSFSFSGNRRTFVEDVVFTMTKEGKIDAISFGLNKPAVDDIMNQTTWGDDVRKVLINFLESYKTAYALKRYDYINSIFSDDALIITGSVLKHKVAVEGQPMSKEAVKYTRQTKAEFMKRLKHIFAGSEYINLRFADNQIRKSGVGGEIYGIQIKQDYFSSSYGDTGYLFLMVDLNNPKEPIIHVRTWQPEKDPDFGLIDLSHF; encoded by the coding sequence ATGAGAAAGCTGCTACTTTTTACGATTTTATCTTTATTCATCTTTCCATTCCTCCGCGCACAGTCTGTAGAAGAGATACAGAACAGCAAAGATTATATCTGGGGAACCGGAAACGCCACGACTCTTAAAAAAGCGGACAATGAGGCATTGGCCGCACTGATCAGCCAAATCTCTACGAACGTATCCAGCCAATTCAGTCAGCTGACGGAAGGTGGCACGGATGGAGACCAGGCAACCGTGGATGAAACCTTCAAATCGGTCATTAATACTTATTCGCGTGCCACACTGAACAATACGCGCCGCATTGTCATCCAAAACGAACCGGATGCCGCTGTGATGCGCTATATTAAAGTAAGCGAGATACAACGTATCTTCGAAGGACGCAAAACCAAATTGCTGGATTTCACCCAGGAAGCTATAAAGGCCGAAAAGAAAGCACAGGTGGCAGATGCCTTGCGTTATTACTACTGGGCACTCATCCTATTGCAAAGCTATCCCGATGGGAATTTCCTGACCATGAAAGATGAAGAAGGAAACGAACAGCTATTGTGCAACTGGATTCCCAAACAAATGAACAGCATCTTCTCGCATTTGGAAGTATCCATAGACAATGTACATGTGGACGGAGATTTGAAAACCATCGACCTGAAAGTATTATATAAAGGGATCCCTGCACGTAACTATGACTATACTTACTTTGACGGGCGGGACTGGTCGAACATCTTCTCTGCCAAAGACGGGCTGGGAATCATCGAGATGCCAACCGTGGCAAGTGCCAAAGGAATGCAGATCAAGACGGAATACATGTTCGAAGGCGAATCGAATATCGACAACGAGCTTGCAGAAGTCATGCAATCGGTCAATCCTATACCGATGCGCGGCTGCTATCTGAAACTGACCGGAGAAGAGCCGAAACCGGGAGAAACAGAAAATGAAGAAATACTAATGGCAGCAGGTGACAGCGCCAAACAGACGGAGTCCGCGATGCACTTCCTTAGTTGTGACGAAACGACATGCTATGAGGCAACCATGACAGAAGTGCAAAACGCCATTCGTACCAAGAACTATGCGAATATACAATCGCTTTGTACCCCGGATGGATTTTCCATGTTCAACCAACTCATCAAATATGGAAATGCCAAGATCGTGAAAGAGCCGGAATTCAAATACCTGGAATGCAATGGTGAGATCACTTGTCGGAGCCTGCCCATGAGTTTCAGCTTCAGCGGCAACCGTCGTACTTTTGTGGAAGACGTGGTGTTCACCATGACAAAAGAAGGCAAGATCGATGCCATCTCTTTCGGGCTGAATAAACCGGCAGTTGATGACATCATGAACCAAACGACCTGGGGAGACGATGTGCGGAAGGTACTGATCAACTTCCTTGAAAGTTATAAAACAGCCTATGCCCTAAAACGCTACGATTATATAAACAGCATCTTCTCCGATGATGCCTTGATCATCACTGGTTCGGTATTGAAGCACAAAGTGGCAGTCGAAGGTCAGCCGATGAGTAAAGAAGCCGTGAAGTACACCCGCCAGACAAAAGCGGAGTTCATGAAACGCCTCAAACACATCTTTGCAGGAAGCGAATATATCAACTTACGCTTTGCCGACAACCAGATTCGTAAATCAGGAGTCGGTGGAGAGATTTACGGTATCCAGATCAAACAGGATTATTTCTCCTCCAGCTACGGTGACACAGGTTATCTTTTCCTGATGGTCGATCTGAACAATCCGAAAGAACCAATCATCCATGTACGTACCTGGCAGCCGGAAAAAGATCCGGATTTCGGACTGATAGATTTGAGCCACTTCTAA
- the dusB gene encoding tRNA dihydrouridine synthase DusB, whose protein sequence is MKIGHIDLGERPIFLAPMEDVTDPAFRLMCKKFGADMVYTEFVSSDALIRSINKTTQKLTICDEERPVAIQIYGKETEAMVEAARIVEEAQPDILDINFGCPVKKVAGKGAGAGMLQNIPKMLEITRAVVNAVKIPVTVKTRLGWDADHKIIVDLAEQLQDCGIAALAIHGRTRAQMYTGEADWTLIGDVKNNPRMHIPVIGNGDITTATRAKECFDRYGVDAIMIGRGSIGRPWIFREIKHYLETGNELPAESFGWYLNVLREEVLSSVARLDERRGIIHIRRHLAATPLFKGIPNFRETRIAMLRTESVEELFRIFDRIKPEGE, encoded by the coding sequence ATGAAAATAGGCCATATTGACCTGGGCGAACGCCCAATATTTCTTGCTCCCATGGAAGACGTGACCGATCCCGCCTTCCGTCTGATGTGCAAAAAGTTCGGAGCAGACATGGTTTATACCGAGTTCGTGTCGAGCGACGCACTGATACGTTCGATAAACAAGACCACTCAGAAACTCACGATCTGTGATGAAGAACGTCCGGTAGCCATACAAATATACGGAAAGGAGACGGAAGCCATGGTAGAAGCTGCCCGGATCGTGGAGGAAGCACAACCGGATATCCTAGACATCAATTTCGGGTGCCCTGTAAAGAAGGTAGCCGGCAAAGGTGCGGGTGCCGGCATGCTACAGAACATTCCTAAGATGCTAGAGATCACCCGCGCAGTGGTAAATGCCGTTAAAATACCTGTCACAGTAAAAACCCGCCTGGGATGGGACGCAGATCACAAAATCATTGTCGATCTCGCAGAGCAGTTACAAGATTGTGGCATCGCAGCTTTAGCCATCCACGGCCGTACCCGCGCACAAATGTATACCGGAGAAGCCGATTGGACACTGATCGGAGATGTAAAGAATAACCCACGGATGCACATTCCGGTGATCGGTAATGGAGACATCACCACGGCAACCCGGGCCAAAGAATGTTTCGACCGCTACGGTGTAGACGCTATCATGATCGGTCGGGGAAGCATCGGCCGTCCCTGGATATTCCGTGAAATAAAACACTATTTGGAAACAGGTAACGAGCTTCCTGCCGAATCCTTTGGATGGTATCTGAATGTGTTGCGCGAGGAAGTACTCAGCAGTGTAGCCCGGTTGGACGAACGCCGGGGCATCATACATATACGCCGCCATTTGGCAGCCACTCCTTTGTTCAAAGGTATTCCCAACTTCCGCGAAACACGTATTGCCATGCTGCGAACGGAATCGGTTGAAGAATTATTCAGAATTTTTGATAGAATTAAACCGGAAGGTGAATAA